GTTTACAGCAATCGGAAAAGCGCTTGTATACGGCGAATCAGACGGCTTCGTAAAAATCATTTCTGATAAAGCGACAAATGACCTGCTCGGTGTCCATATGATCGGTCCGCATGTGACGGATATGATTTCAGAAGCGGGCCTTGCAATGGTGCTTGATGCTACTCCTTGGGAAGTCGCAGAAACCATTCACCCGCACCCGTCCCTGTCCGAAGTGATCGGGGAAGCGGCACTTGCCGTTGACGACAAAGCAATCCATATGTAGACAGAAAAGCGAAGGCACCCCCTAGCCCTGACAGACGCTGGAGAATCTGCCGAAATGGCGTCTTTCGCCATCGAGACGGATGTGAAGCGACCCAGAAGGGCTGGGTGACAGAGTCTGGACAAAAGAAAAGCGAAGGCACCCCGCTAGCCCTGACAGGCGCTGGAGGATCTGCTGAAATGGCGTCTTTCGCCATCGAGGCGGATATGAAGCGATTTTTACTTAAAGAGACACAATGCCTTTAAGATTTTTATAAAGGAGGAAGAGCAATGGCGAATCGTCATGAAGAATTAGGTTTATCGAACGATGATGTGCTGAAAATGTATGAGACGATGCTGATGGCCCGCCGGGTGGATGAACGGATGTGGCTGCTGAATCGCGCAGGGAAAATCCCATTCGTTATTTCCTGTCAGGGACAGGAAGCGACACAGGTCGGAGCGGCATATGCGCTCGATAACACAAAAGATTATATTGCACCGTATTACCGCGATCTCGGCGTTGTCCTGCATTTCGGCATGACGCCGCAGGACTTGATGCTGTCGGCATTTGCGAAAGCGGAAGATCCCAACTCAGGCGGCCGGCAGATGCCCGGGCATTTCGGCCAGAAGAAAAACCGGATTCTGACCGGATCATCGCCTGTTACGACCCAGCTGCCGCATGCCGTCGGTGTTGCGCTCGCCGGGAAAATGACCGGGGAAGATTTCATCACGTTCACCACGCTTGGCGAAGGATCTTCCAATCAGGGGGATTTTCATGAAGGGCTGAACTTCGCGGGTGTCCATAAACTGCCGGTCGTCACGGTAGTCGAGAATAATAAATATGCAATTTCTGTACCGCTTGACCGGCAGGTGGCTGCCAAACAGGTTTCGGACCGCGCGGCCGGGTACGGCATGCCGGGTGAGACAGTGGACGGCAACGATCCGCTTGAAGTCTACCGTTCTGTAAAAGCTGCGGCGGACCGCGCGCGCCGCGGGGAAGGACCGAGCCTTATTGAAGCGGTATCTTCCCGGATGACTGCCCACTCGTCAGACGATGACCACCGGGCTTACCGGTCAGCGGATGAGCTGGAAGCACAAAAATCATCCGATCCGGTCCTGACATTTGCAGCGTACTTGACGGAAGCCGGTGTACTGGACGACGATCTGGCAAAAGAAATCAACGACCGGGTTATGAAAACAGTCAATGAAGCCACGGATTATGCAGAAAATGCACCGTATGCAGATCCGGAATCCGCGCTTGATTACGTATATGCTGAAGAAGGAGGGGACGAATAATGCCGGTAATGTCTTATATCAATGCGATTACGCTCGCAATGAAAGAAGAAATGGAGCGGGATGACCGGGTATTCGTTCTCGGTGAAGATGTCGGAAAAAAAGGCGGCGTTTTCAAAGCGACAGCAGGGCTGTATGACCAATTCGGTGAATACCGGGCACTCGATACGCCCCTTGCAGAATCGGCAATTGCCGGTGTCGGGATAGGCGCCGCCATGTATGGCATGCGGCCAATCGCTGAATTCCAATTTGCCGATTTCATTATGCCGGCGGTCAATCAGATCATCTCGGAAGCATCGCGCATCCGTTACCGCTCCAATAACG
Above is a genomic segment from Planococcus lenghuensis containing:
- a CDS encoding thiamine pyrophosphate-dependent dehydrogenase E1 component subunit alpha, producing MANRHEELGLSNDDVLKMYETMLMARRVDERMWLLNRAGKIPFVISCQGQEATQVGAAYALDNTKDYIAPYYRDLGVVLHFGMTPQDLMLSAFAKAEDPNSGGRQMPGHFGQKKNRILTGSSPVTTQLPHAVGVALAGKMTGEDFITFTTLGEGSSNQGDFHEGLNFAGVHKLPVVTVVENNKYAISVPLDRQVAAKQVSDRAAGYGMPGETVDGNDPLEVYRSVKAAADRARRGEGPSLIEAVSSRMTAHSSDDDHRAYRSADELEAQKSSDPVLTFAAYLTEAGVLDDDLAKEINDRVMKTVNEATDYAENAPYADPESALDYVYAEEGGDE